The proteins below are encoded in one region of Struthio camelus isolate bStrCam1 chromosome 23, bStrCam1.hap1, whole genome shotgun sequence:
- the C23H1orf216 gene encoding UPF0500 protein C1orf216 homolog: MFAVCQPDLASNAPFHEGQRDPTLGTAFLGDGERRQDTNFNFVGGVYDRNENWSQPAPGTRTDEGSSQSENMTNPSDNLLLLMQRQMVQGRLRDAAQSLKGDQVCLGAGVRSPPEGAEVGGPGDEKAATEDTAKECRKPLSSPAEDNGYASSSLSIDSPDSVSGSTWEPPAAAHIQKSPSEPGVADAETETCPNPDTLFPALAEAFQHIQDKEKFKEREKEKHHIQLVMYRRLALLRWIHGLQQKVVDQQNRLQESFDTILDNRKELIRYIQQGLACPGDAGCPGL, encoded by the coding sequence ATGTTTGCTGTTTGCCAGCCCGACCTCGCCTCGAACGCCCCCTTCCACGAGGGCCAGCGAGACCCCACGCTGGGCACAGCCTTCCTGGGGGACGGGGAGCGCAGGCAAGACACCAATTTCAACTTCGTGGGGGGGGTGTACGACCGCAACGAGAACTGGAGCCAGCCAGCGCCGGGGACCAGAACGGACGAAGGCTCCAGCCAGAGCGAAAACATGACAAATCCATCGGATAATCTGCTGTTATTAATGCAGAGACAGATGGTTCAGGGCAGGCTTAGGGATGCCGCCCAGAGCCTGAAAGGAGACCAAGTGTGTCTGGGCGCGGGTGTGCGGAGCCCCCCCGAGGGAGCGGAGGTCGGCGGGCCGGGGGACGAGAAAGCGGCCACGGAGGACACAGCCAAGGAGTGCAGGAAGCCCCTGAGCTCCCCCGCGGAGGACAACGGCTAcgccagcagctccctcagcatcgACAGCCCCGACAGCGTCTCCGGGAGCACCTGGGAGCCTCCCGCCGCTGCCCACATCCAGAAGAGCCCGTCAGAGCCTGGGGTGGCCGACGCCGAGACGGAGACCTGCCCTAACCCAGACACCCTCTTCCCAGCGCTGGCGGAGGCCTTCCAGCACATCCAGGACAAGGAGAAGTTCAAGGAGCGCGAGAAGGAGAAGCACCACATCCAGCTGGTGATGTATCGGCGCTTGGCACTGCTGCGCTGGATCCACGGCCTCCAGCAGAAGGTCGTGGACCAGCAGAACCGGCTGCAGGAGAGCTTCGACACCATCCTGGACAACCGCAAGGAGCTCATCCGCTACATCCAGCAAGGCCTGGCGTGCCCCGGCGACGCGGGCTGCCCCGGGCTGtga